A genomic window from Candidatus Kouleothrix ribensis includes:
- a CDS encoding cadherin-like domain-containing protein codes for MTFAVQTRPNQGDATIITSTLTFTPMPGYFGTDSFIYRVSDGRGGSTQATINVTVASLAPPIDTMAVTDLASATAFLYTGDHPLQTGVISGTIEARLVAVLRGKVLSGSGSPLSGVTITVLNHPEFGQTLSRPNGMFDIAVNGGELLTLNYEKETYLPIQRQFSAPWPDYAWLGTIPETTRLQDIAPSVCQSC; via the coding sequence CTGACGTTCGCCGTTCAAACCCGGCCCAATCAGGGCGACGCTACGATTATCACGAGCACCCTGACCTTCACACCTATGCCCGGTTATTTTGGGACGGATAGCTTTATCTACCGGGTAAGCGACGGAAGAGGCGGGAGTACCCAAGCGACGATTAATGTGACCGTAGCCTCACTAGCTCCGCCAATCGATACGATGGCCGTCACCGACCTTGCCAGCGCCACAGCGTTTCTCTACACTGGCGACCACCCCCTCCAGACCGGCGTGATTTCAGGCACCATCGAGGCCCGACTAGTAGCGGTGCTCCGAGGCAAAGTATTGTCCGGCAGTGGCTCTCCATTGTCCGGAGTTACCATCACAGTCCTTAATCATCCTGAGTTCGGTCAAACGCTGAGCCGCCCGAATGGTATGTTCGACATCGCGGTGAACGGCGGCGAGTTGCTCACCTTGAATTACGAAAAAGAGACATATTTGCCTATCCAGCGCCAGTTCAGTGCGCCTTGGCCGGATTATGCCTGGCTGGGCACTATACCAGAAACGACGCGTCTCCAGGACATCGCTCCTAGCGTGTGCCAATCCTGCTGA
- a CDS encoding helix-turn-helix transcriptional regulator has product MPIEQHAATTEAHRSIVELCRSGLDSVALRQAVIGELRRVIAFDACCMGTIDPGTLLITSEVSEGIPDHAFSLAAENEYLVEDVYKFSQLARSAQRYGILSQGMHGDLQHSHRYRSVMPTVGATHELRAAFVSHRACWGGVTLFRRPDSPDFSRTEGQFLAQLSAPLAEGFRLAVRQDRSPVVVDQQGPGLIVLGADGVVQAINGAAHAWLDELCESRRRWDDGWLPAPIHEVAMRARLIAQRGESPPLQAHLRVQTRAGRWLIIHGSYLSRPDQRMIQTAIILEMAPASEIIQLLMQAYVFTVREREVVQLVLQGLSSIEMAQTLHVSSHTVQDHLKAIFMKVGVRSRGELVAKMLGDHYLPYVGPR; this is encoded by the coding sequence ATGCCCATCGAGCAACACGCGGCAACAACTGAGGCTCACCGTTCCATTGTCGAGCTCTGCCGAAGTGGGCTCGACTCCGTTGCACTGCGGCAGGCGGTGATTGGCGAGCTTCGCCGTGTGATCGCCTTTGATGCCTGCTGTATGGGAACGATCGACCCTGGCACGCTCCTGATCACCAGCGAGGTCTCCGAGGGGATTCCCGACCACGCCTTCAGCCTCGCAGCCGAGAATGAATACCTGGTAGAGGACGTCTATAAATTCAGCCAGCTCGCACGGTCTGCCCAACGCTACGGCATCCTCAGCCAGGGCATGCATGGCGACCTGCAGCATAGTCACCGGTACCGTTCAGTGATGCCGACGGTCGGCGCAACGCACGAGTTACGGGCGGCCTTTGTGTCTCACCGGGCTTGCTGGGGCGGGGTGACGCTGTTCCGCCGGCCCGATTCGCCCGATTTTTCGCGTACCGAGGGGCAGTTTCTGGCGCAGCTATCGGCGCCGCTGGCCGAGGGCTTTCGCCTGGCAGTGCGGCAGGATCGCTCACCCGTTGTGGTCGATCAGCAAGGGCCAGGCTTGATTGTGCTTGGTGCCGATGGGGTGGTGCAGGCGATCAATGGCGCCGCGCATGCATGGCTCGATGAGTTGTGTGAATCGCGGCGCCGGTGGGACGACGGCTGGCTGCCGGCGCCCATCCACGAGGTGGCGATGCGCGCTCGTCTGATTGCGCAGCGGGGCGAATCTCCTCCGCTCCAGGCGCACCTGCGCGTCCAGACCCGTGCGGGACGTTGGCTCATCATACATGGCTCATACCTGAGTAGGCCTGATCAGCGCATGATTCAGACGGCGATCATCTTGGAGATGGCGCCGGCATCGGAGATTATCCAGCTGCTGATGCAGGCATATGTCTTCACAGTTCGTGAACGCGAGGTTGTGCAACTCGTATTGCAGGGGCTGTCATCGATTGAAATGGCGCAAACACTCCATGTTTCTAGCCACACGGTGCAGGATCATCTCAAAGCCATCTTTATGAAAGTCGGGGTGCGCAGCCGTGGCGAGCTGGTGGCCAAGATGCTCGGCGATCACTATCTGCCGTATGTCGGCCCACGCTAG
- a CDS encoding cupin domain-containing protein produces the protein MTDTTMTQGYTLDAGMGEALWAMGERLVLKATGVLTGGAFTIFEDLVAAGGEPPPHFHEREDEAYYILEGALEVTIGGQTYQAGPGAFVFLPRLVPHHWRVTSAEPVRMLVFFTPPGVEGFFQALSRPAEAPTPPPPDVPDLPKIIQTAGEYGIRLAGPPPSA, from the coding sequence ATGACAGATACCACGATGACACAGGGCTACACGCTGGATGCCGGCATGGGCGAGGCGCTCTGGGCGATGGGCGAGCGGCTCGTGCTCAAGGCCACTGGGGTACTCACCGGCGGTGCATTCACGATCTTTGAAGATCTGGTCGCCGCCGGCGGCGAGCCGCCGCCGCACTTCCATGAGCGTGAGGATGAAGCATACTACATTCTGGAAGGCGCGCTGGAGGTGACGATCGGCGGGCAGACCTACCAGGCCGGGCCGGGCGCCTTCGTCTTTCTGCCGCGGCTCGTTCCGCACCATTGGCGGGTGACCAGCGCTGAGCCTGTGCGGATGCTGGTCTTCTTCACGCCGCCCGGCGTAGAAGGCTTCTTCCAGGCCCTCAGCCGCCCTGCCGAGGCGCCGACGCCCCCGCCGCCTGATGTCCCTGATCTGCCGAAGATCATCCAGACTGCCGGCGAGTATGGGATCCGTCTGGCCGGGCCGCCCCCATCCGCCTGA